A genomic segment from Pistricoccus aurantiacus encodes:
- the dsrO gene encoding sulfate reduction electron transfer complex DsrMKJOP subunit DsrO: MDPIRRSLLGQLAKLTAGAALVPLSSVASAGINDQPPRRGGDPTKRYGMLIDLRRCIGCQACTVSCHIENAAPLGNFRTIVSQFEVEHEETGELATFMLPRLCNHCENPPCVPVCPVQATFQREDGIVVVDSDRCVGCAYCVNACPYDARFINSRTQTADKCTFCAHRLEANLLPACVESCVGGARIIGDMRDPDSEISRLIKEHRDELMVLKPEKNTLPQVFYLGMDERFTTRPDDAKAGIWDVRNEQGKEIGYEFASH, translated from the coding sequence ATGGACCCCATTCGACGTTCTCTTCTCGGCCAGCTGGCAAAGCTTACCGCCGGGGCGGCCTTGGTGCCGCTTTCCAGCGTGGCCAGCGCCGGCATCAACGATCAGCCGCCACGACGCGGCGGCGATCCGACGAAGCGCTACGGAATGCTGATCGACCTGCGCCGCTGCATCGGCTGCCAGGCCTGCACCGTCTCCTGCCATATCGAAAACGCCGCGCCTTTAGGCAACTTTCGCACCATCGTTTCCCAGTTCGAGGTGGAGCACGAGGAAACCGGCGAGCTGGCCACCTTCATGCTGCCAAGACTCTGCAACCATTGCGAGAACCCGCCCTGCGTGCCGGTCTGCCCGGTGCAGGCGACCTTTCAGCGGGAAGACGGCATCGTGGTGGTGGACAGCGACCGTTGCGTCGGCTGCGCCTACTGTGTCAACGCCTGTCCCTACGATGCCCGTTTCATCAATTCGCGCACCCAGACCGCGGACAAGTGCACCTTCTGCGCTCATCGCCTGGAGGCCAATCTGCTGCCGGCCTGCGTGGAATCCTGCGTCGGCGGGGCACGGATCATCGGCGACATGCGCGATCCGGACAGCGAGATCAGCCGACTGATCAAGGAACACAGGGATGAACTAATGGTGCTCAAGCCGGAGAAGAACACCCTGCCCCAGGTGTTCTATCTCGGCATGGACGAGCGCTTCACCACTCGCCCGGACGATGCCAAGGCGGGTATCTGGGATGTACGTAACGAGCAAGGCAAGGAGATCGGTTATGAATTTGCAAGCCATTGA
- the nrfD gene encoding NrfD/PsrC family molybdoenzyme membrane anchor subunit — MNLQAIEVLVPRYGIAWYPWAVQYFFLIALSYASLWLTVPGLIFNKPRWLPTARIAMLVCVSTTLVGPVALLADLHQPLRFWHFYGYPAPWSWMSLGSFILPLYLGAVIVFAWMGWRPALKERSRENDGWFTKVAGWLSWGDWQIPRPLVVLVGLGALALSLGIVVYTGAEIAIVRARPLWHTYWLPFAFAATGMIGACGLVMLLNRISQARNAEVNRQMLGVLIGACVLMGFVAFTWFLDGVNAVDSSVAAALDSVKHSPQWRATALWAGVSGILLFGLAILLRLRRNLWPWGWLLGLLAIHVAWMFRWVVLMNVQTVARNSAGAHEYHVAFGSYGFLGILGTFGLWLAAILIIDLFIPWRGNEAKAVNDRSTSSSSDVSQGAPSHG; from the coding sequence ATGAATTTGCAAGCCATTGAGGTCCTGGTCCCACGTTACGGCATCGCCTGGTACCCCTGGGCGGTGCAGTACTTCTTCCTGATCGCGCTTTCCTACGCCAGCCTGTGGCTGACGGTGCCGGGATTGATCTTCAACAAGCCGCGCTGGTTGCCCACCGCCCGAATCGCCATGCTGGTCTGCGTCAGCACCACCCTGGTGGGGCCGGTGGCGCTGCTCGCCGACCTGCATCAGCCGCTGCGTTTCTGGCATTTCTATGGCTATCCGGCGCCCTGGTCCTGGATGTCCCTGGGCAGCTTTATCCTGCCCCTCTACTTGGGAGCGGTGATCGTCTTCGCCTGGATGGGCTGGCGCCCGGCCCTGAAGGAACGCAGCCGCGAGAACGACGGCTGGTTCACCAAGGTCGCCGGCTGGCTCTCCTGGGGCGACTGGCAGATCCCCCGCCCGCTGGTGGTGCTGGTAGGTCTCGGCGCCCTGGCGCTGTCCTTGGGCATCGTCGTCTATACCGGAGCCGAGATAGCCATCGTTCGCGCCCGGCCCCTGTGGCATACCTACTGGCTGCCGTTCGCCTTTGCCGCCACCGGCATGATCGGCGCCTGCGGCCTGGTGATGCTGCTCAATCGCATCAGCCAGGCGCGTAACGCGGAGGTCAACCGCCAGATGCTTGGCGTGCTGATCGGCGCCTGTGTCCTCATGGGCTTCGTCGCCTTCACTTGGTTCCTGGACGGAGTCAACGCGGTGGACAGCTCCGTGGCCGCTGCGCTGGACTCCGTCAAGCATAGCCCCCAGTGGCGCGCCACCGCCCTCTGGGCCGGCGTCTCCGGCATCCTGCTGTTCGGCCTGGCCATTCTGCTGCGCCTGCGCCGCAATCTGTGGCCCTGGGGCTGGCTACTGGGTCTGCTGGCGATACACGTGGCCTGGATGTTCCGCTGGGTAGTGCTGATGAACGTCCAGACCGTGGCTCGCAACAGCGCCGGCGCCCATGAGTACCACGTCGCCTTCGGCTCCTACGGCTTCCTCGGCATCCTCGGCACCTTCGGCCTGTGGCTCGCCGCCATCCTGATCATCGACCTGTTCATTCCCTGGCGCGGCAACGAAGCCAAGGCGGTGAACGACCGGTCAACATCCTCTTCTTCTGACGTATCTCAAGGAGCACCTAGCCATGGATAA
- a CDS encoding L-serine ammonia-lyase produces MEPLSPIKSVSAFEIIKVGIGPSSSHTMGPWCAAERFIKFIKSRTDIQKVDEITTYLFGSLAKTGVGHGTDIAVIMGLSGEDYTQIDTDTIPQRIETIKRSNTLKLNREKDIPFEYHKHIVFDFDHSLDFHPNGMRFSAKLSNGESLEAEYFSIGGGFVVCENDEEINNNAIKTPYPCHSAAKILENCSKLNMRVSELVFLNEQAWRKPEDIRAQALYIWDEIKSCIFRGVNKTGTLPGGIGVRRRAAELSQRLLAGKTFTQTEDWMSAIKEGPRDFNTVNKWVSAFALAVNEENASFGRIITAPTNGASGVIPAVMMYAYCFTPDFDEDKVVDFILTAGEIGTLYKKGATISAAMGGCQAEIGVSSSMAAGALAEILGGTKEQVTQAAEIAMEHHLGMTCDPIRGLVQIPCIERNTMGAIKAITAANIALEEDSSGARISLDDVIKSMWETAQDMNSKYKETSEAGLANIPINVAEC; encoded by the coding sequence ATGGAACCGTTATCACCGATAAAATCCGTCAGCGCATTTGAAATAATAAAAGTCGGGATTGGCCCCTCAAGCTCTCACACCATGGGGCCCTGGTGCGCCGCCGAGCGCTTTATCAAATTTATAAAATCCAGGACTGACATACAGAAAGTCGATGAAATCACTACCTATCTGTTTGGCTCACTGGCAAAGACCGGCGTAGGCCATGGAACTGATATCGCGGTAATCATGGGGCTATCGGGGGAAGATTATACTCAAATCGATACCGATACGATTCCTCAAAGGATCGAAACCATAAAGCGCTCAAACACGCTGAAGTTGAATAGAGAAAAAGATATTCCGTTTGAATACCATAAACATATTGTATTCGATTTCGATCATTCCCTGGACTTCCATCCCAACGGCATGCGGTTCTCGGCGAAATTATCCAATGGCGAATCACTGGAAGCAGAGTATTTCTCTATCGGGGGAGGATTCGTGGTATGCGAGAATGATGAAGAAATCAACAACAATGCGATAAAAACGCCCTATCCCTGCCATTCCGCGGCAAAAATACTTGAAAACTGCAGCAAGTTGAACATGAGGGTTTCCGAGCTGGTATTCCTGAATGAACAGGCATGGAGGAAACCGGAAGATATCAGGGCGCAGGCACTTTATATCTGGGACGAAATAAAGAGCTGTATCTTCAGAGGAGTCAACAAGACGGGAACGCTTCCCGGCGGAATAGGCGTCAGGCGACGAGCGGCGGAATTGAGCCAACGACTGCTTGCAGGAAAAACATTCACTCAAACGGAAGATTGGATGAGCGCCATCAAGGAAGGACCAAGGGATTTCAACACCGTCAATAAATGGGTAAGCGCTTTTGCGCTGGCGGTGAATGAAGAAAATGCCTCATTCGGAAGAATCATCACCGCTCCGACCAATGGAGCCTCAGGCGTGATCCCGGCGGTAATGATGTACGCCTACTGCTTCACGCCGGATTTTGATGAAGACAAGGTCGTGGACTTTATCCTGACCGCAGGGGAGATAGGCACGCTCTACAAGAAGGGCGCGACCATATCCGCCGCCATGGGGGGATGCCAGGCGGAGATCGGTGTTTCCAGCTCAATGGCGGCGGGAGCGCTGGCAGAAATTCTGGGCGGCACGAAGGAACAGGTCACGCAGGCAGCGGAAATAGCGATGGAGCATCATCTGGGGATGACCTGTGATCCTATTCGCGGCCTGGTGCAAATCCCATGCATCGAGCGTAATACCATGGGTGCCATAAAGGCCATTACCGCAGCCAATATTGCACTGGAGGAAGATTCAAGCGGCGCACGCATTTCGTTGGATGATGTCATCAAGAGCATGTGGGAAACCGCGCAAGACATGAATAGCAAGTACAAGGAGACCTCTGAAGCAGGCCTGGCAAATATTCCCATCAATGTCGCCGAGTGTTGA
- a CDS encoding FAD-dependent oxidoreductase produces MSNADRSLVLIGGGHSHVEVIRRLGLHPPPRTQLILISRERYTPYSGMLPGFVAGHYRFSDMHIDLARLCERAGATFIQDAAIGLNRTERRVRCQRHSPVAYDFLSLDIGSTPQAIPGDSDNAVAVKPIPRFRERWLALLERIQDLREPREPLSIAIVGGGAAGVELILAMHYRFNQLERPGLQAPPRFSLFTRSTDILPTHNALVRRQFRRLLAKRNIELHTGCEIRKVANGWLEDGNGRRHPADETLWVTGAQGAPWLMETGLALDSAGFIQVGPTLQSVSDPRILAAGDIASLVDHPREKAGVIAVHQGPPLARNLLAALTGNDLTPYHPQRHWLSLISTGDRYAVASKGRWYLAGRWVWRWKDYIDRRFMARYQDG; encoded by the coding sequence ATGTCGAACGCTGATCGTTCGCTCGTGCTGATCGGTGGCGGTCATAGTCATGTCGAGGTCATTCGACGACTGGGTCTTCATCCGCCGCCGCGCACGCAGCTGATACTGATCAGCCGGGAGCGTTACACGCCTTACTCCGGCATGCTGCCGGGCTTTGTTGCCGGCCATTACCGCTTCTCGGACATGCATATCGACCTGGCGCGGCTTTGCGAGCGCGCCGGGGCGACCTTTATCCAAGACGCGGCAATCGGCCTGAACCGGACGGAGCGCCGGGTGCGTTGTCAGCGACATTCCCCAGTGGCTTACGATTTTTTGTCTCTGGATATCGGCTCGACGCCGCAGGCCATTCCCGGCGATAGCGACAACGCGGTGGCGGTCAAGCCGATACCGCGCTTTCGCGAGCGCTGGCTTGCCCTGCTCGAGCGCATTCAGGATTTGCGGGAGCCAAGAGAGCCGCTGTCCATCGCCATCGTCGGCGGCGGCGCCGCGGGGGTCGAACTTATCCTGGCCATGCACTATCGTTTCAATCAGCTTGAGCGACCCGGCCTGCAGGCCCCACCCCGCTTTTCGCTGTTTACTCGTAGCACGGATATCCTGCCGACCCATAACGCCTTGGTACGGCGCCAATTCCGCCGCCTGCTGGCCAAGCGAAACATCGAACTGCATACCGGTTGCGAGATTCGAAAGGTAGCTAATGGTTGGCTGGAAGACGGCAACGGCAGGCGCCACCCGGCGGACGAAACCCTCTGGGTCACCGGCGCCCAGGGCGCGCCCTGGCTGATGGAAACCGGCCTGGCCTTGGACAGTGCCGGTTTTATCCAGGTCGGCCCGACCCTGCAGAGCGTCAGCGACCCACGTATCCTCGCCGCGGGGGATATCGCCAGTCTGGTCGATCATCCGCGGGAGAAGGCTGGCGTCATCGCCGTGCACCAGGGGCCGCCGCTGGCCCGCAACCTGCTGGCGGCGCTCACCGGCAACGACCTCACCCCCTATCATCCCCAGCGTCATTGGCTGTCACTGATCAGCACCGGCGATCGTTATGCGGTAGCTTCGAAAGGCCGATGGTACCTGGCAGGCCGCTGGGTGTGGCGCTGGAAAGATTATATCGATCGACGCTTCATGGCGCGTTATCAAGACGGCTAA